A genomic window from Gemmatimonadaceae bacterium includes:
- a CDS encoding LTA synthase family protein → MQTIRRRLSAALQSPEGILLARLALVAAVYTAVRLVFYIEHRASFAKAAGSDVAMAFVHGLRFDASAIAYSNIPFILLSLVPASLLARQWYQRSLKALFVAVNGAATVINMGDVGYYPFTGTRVTMDVWALSGEATAQADQLFLNFAGLTALGLGLLVALVLFYPQQRSEMAAPMPRRLLRSAAAVVAVLALTVLAARGGAQKKPLNPIHAFQSGSHEVGILTLNSAFTMLQSPRQRQLAPVQHFASDAAVDSLLATSYGFAERMQASPLPQAQNVVLLILESFGTEFWGGDDREAPELTPFLDSLSRHGAFYTQSFANGRRSMDALPSILLGVPLYMGRSIAVSEYQGNQWLGLGHFLEEAGYHTSFFHGAPKGTMYFDAIAAMSGVRDFYPLERFPEDVRDDAFDGHWGLYDEEALQFAVRQVGTFQEPWFATMFTISTHHPYRVPPQYAASLPAGSREIHQSVAYVDLAVRRFFEAARTQPWFENTLFVITGDHTPPLRSARYDTPLGRYMVPTLLYHPAGRLPALETDRVTQHVDLFPTILDYAGVRPERVPRFGRSLFSSQPGEAVLTTDQTYWIVRPEGVLERMPSGSQRVLAYRGEHTGDEAADLPDALEEELGLRLLAYVQHYANSLINNSFYRAPR, encoded by the coding sequence GCGAGCTTCGCGAAGGCTGCCGGCAGCGATGTGGCGATGGCCTTCGTGCACGGCCTGCGATTTGACGCTTCGGCGATCGCATACAGCAACATCCCGTTCATCCTGCTCTCGCTGGTTCCGGCGTCGCTGCTGGCGCGGCAGTGGTACCAGCGCTCGTTGAAGGCTCTGTTCGTGGCCGTGAACGGCGCGGCGACGGTGATCAATATGGGCGACGTCGGCTACTACCCGTTCACCGGCACGCGGGTGACGATGGACGTGTGGGCGCTGTCGGGCGAAGCCACGGCGCAGGCGGACCAGCTGTTCCTGAACTTCGCGGGGCTCACCGCGCTCGGTCTCGGCTTGCTCGTGGCGCTGGTGCTGTTCTATCCGCAGCAGCGATCGGAGATGGCGGCGCCGATGCCGCGCCGCCTGCTGCGGAGCGCCGCGGCCGTCGTCGCCGTGCTGGCGCTGACCGTGCTCGCGGCGCGTGGCGGCGCGCAGAAGAAGCCGCTCAATCCGATCCACGCCTTCCAGAGCGGCTCGCACGAGGTCGGCATCCTCACGCTGAACTCGGCGTTCACGATGCTGCAGTCGCCGCGGCAGCGGCAACTGGCGCCGGTGCAGCATTTTGCCAGCGATGCTGCCGTCGATTCGCTGTTGGCGACCTCCTACGGCTTCGCCGAGCGGATGCAGGCGTCGCCGCTGCCGCAGGCCCAGAACGTCGTGTTGTTGATCCTCGAGAGCTTCGGTACCGAGTTCTGGGGCGGGGACGACCGCGAGGCGCCGGAGCTGACTCCCTTTCTCGATTCGCTGAGCCGCCACGGCGCCTTCTACACGCAGTCCTTCGCCAACGGGCGCCGTTCGATGGACGCGCTGCCCAGCATCCTGCTCGGCGTGCCGCTCTATATGGGGCGCAGCATCGCCGTGAGCGAGTACCAAGGCAACCAGTGGCTCGGGCTGGGCCACTTCTTGGAGGAGGCCGGTTACCACACCAGCTTCTTCCACGGCGCGCCGAAGGGCACGATGTACTTCGACGCAATCGCGGCGATGTCGGGCGTGCGCGACTTCTATCCGCTGGAGCGCTTCCCCGAAGACGTGCGTGACGATGCCTTCGACGGCCACTGGGGCCTCTACGACGAGGAGGCCCTGCAGTTCGCGGTGCGGCAGGTCGGCACGTTCCAGGAGCCGTGGTTCGCGACGATGTTCACGATCAGCACGCACCACCCGTACCGCGTGCCGCCGCAGTACGCCGCTAGCCTCCCGGCGGGTTCGCGTGAGATCCACCAGAGCGTCGCCTACGTGGACCTCGCGGTGCGGCGATTCTTCGAGGCCGCGCGTACGCAGCCGTGGTTCGAGAACACGCTCTTCGTGATCACCGGAGACCACACGCCGCCGCTGCGCTCGGCGCGCTACGACACGCCGCTGGGACGCTATATGGTCCCGACGCTGCTGTACCACCCGGCGGGGCGCCTGCCGGCACTGGAAACGGATCGGGTGACGCAGCACGTGGACCTCTTCCCGACCATCCTCGACTATGCGGGGGTGCGGCCGGAGCGCGTGCCGCGCTTCGGCCGCTCGCTGTTCTCCTCGCAGCCCGGAGAGGCCGTGTTGACCACGGACCAGACCTACTGGATCGTGCGGCCCGAGGGCGTGCTCGAGCGGATGCCGAGCGGGTCGCAGCGCGTGCTGGCGTACCGCGGCGAGCACACGGGGGATGAAGCAGCGGATCTGCCCGACGCCCTCGAGGAGGAGTTGGGGCTGCGCTTGCTGGCGTATGTGCAGCACTACGCCAACTCGCTGATCAACAACTCGTTCTACCGTGCACCCCGATGA